Proteins encoded within one genomic window of Calonectris borealis chromosome 1, bCalBor7.hap1.2, whole genome shotgun sequence:
- the CRYAA gene encoding alpha-crystallin A chain gives MDITIQHPWFKRALGPFIPSRLFDQFFGEGLLEYDLLPLFSSTISPYYRQSLFRSVLESGISEVRSDRDKFTIMLDVKHFSPEDLNVKIIDDFVEIHGKHSERQDDHGYISREFHRRYRLPANVDQAAITCSLSNDGMLTFSGPKVPSNMDASHTERPIPVSREEKPTSAPSS, from the exons atgGACATTACCATTCAGCACCCCTGGTTCAAGCGTGCTCTGGGACCCTTCATTCCAAGCCGTTTGTTTGACCAGTTTTTTGGAGAGGGTCTCCTCGAGTATGATCTCCTGCCTTTGTTCTCTTCCACTATCAGCCCCTACTACAGGCAGTCCCTCTTCCGCAGCGTGCTGGAGTCGGGCATTTCAGAG GTGAGGTCTGACCGGGACAAGTTTACAATCATGCTGGATGTAAAACACTTCTCTCCCGAAGACCTGAATGTGAAGATTATCGATGACTTTGTGGAAATCCATGGCAAGCACAGTGAAAGACAG GATGACCACGGCTACATCTCCCGCGAATTTCACCGCCGGTACCGCCTGCCCGCCAACGTGGACCAGGCTGCCATCACTTGCTCCCTGTCCAACGACGGCATGCTGACCTTCTCGGGCCCCAAGGTCCCCTCCAACATGGACGCCAGCCACACTGAGAGGCCCATCCCCGTGTCCCGGGAGGAGAAGCCCACCTCCGCGCCTTCCTCCTAA